Sequence from the Candidatus Accumulibacter similis genome:
AAGTGGCTGATCGCCTGGGCCGACCGCAATGGCTACAGCATCGACGGCGATGGCTTGATCGTGCGCACGACCATCGATTCGCGCCTGCAGGCGGCAGCGAACCAAGCCGTGGCCCGCCAGGGCAACACGCTGCAGAAGGTCGCCGACGCCGCCTGGAGCAGCCGCTCGGCGTGGAGCCCCGACTCGAGCCTCGTGCAGTCCTTCATCCGCGAATCGCCGGAGTACGGCGCAGCGACCAGCAAGGGCCGGACGCCGCAGCAGGCGATGCAGGAGTTGCAGGCCGACAAGGGCTTCATGCGCGCGCTGCAACGACAGAAGACGCAGATCCAGATCGGTTTCCTGGCGATCGACCCGCGCAACGGCCATGTCAAGGCCTGGGTCGGCAGCCGCGACTTCGAGCAGGATGCCTTCGACCATGTGCAGCAGGCACGCCGCCAGCCCGGCTCGACCTTCAAGCCCTTCGTCTATGGTGAAGCGTTCCGCCAGGGTGCCAGCCCGAACGACCGGCTGATCGACCAGGCGGTGGAAATCGCCGTCGGTGGCGCCGAGATCTGGCGGCCGACGGATGGCAGGCCGCCCAGCGGTGAGTCGATGAGTCTGGGCGATGCACTGGCCCGTTCGAAGAACACGATCACCGCGCAACTCATGCAGCAGGTCGGCGCAGCCAAGGTCGCCAGGCTTGCCCGCGACATGGGCGTGCGCGAGAGCAAGCTCGAGGCCGTGCCGTCGCTCGCCCTCGGAACCAGCCCGGTCACCCTGAAGGAAATGGTCAGCGCCTACGGGACGATCGCCAACGCTGGCGCCTACCTCGAGCCGCTGCTGGTGACCCGCATCGAGGACCGCGACGGTCGGGTCATCGAGGAATTCGGCCCGGCAGAGGCCGAGGTTGCGCTCAAGCCCGAGGTTGCCTATACGCTGCTCGACAGCATGCGCGGCGTGATCAACCGCGGCACCGGCCGCGACATCCGCAGCCGCTACGGCATCCGCGCCGACGTCGCCGGCAAGACCGGCACGACGCAGGACAATGCCGATGGCTGGTTCATCCTGATGCACCGGCAACTCGTCGCCGGCGCGTGGGTTGGTTTCAACGACGGCCGCGTCACGCTGCGCAGCGACCACTGGGGGCAGGGGGCGCACAGTGCCCTACCGGTCGTCGGCGACTTCTTCCGCAGCGCGCTGCGCTCCCGCATCGTCGATCCGCGGCTTCGTTTTGCGGCCCCGGAAGAGACGGGCTGGTGGGCGCGCATCAAGCGCTGGTGGCGCGGCCTGTTCGCGCCCGATCCCGTCGCCGCGCCCGAGCGGCGGCGCCCCGTCGAAGCGGCACCGAAGCCGGAAGCGCCCGATGTGCCGGCAGCGCCCGATGCGCCGGCCGTACCGGTGCCACCCGAGAGCGATCCGCTGCAGGAGAAGATCGACCAAATCCTGCGTGAGAGCGACGAAAGCGAAGGGCTGCGCGAGGACGTGCCGGCGGCGGCCGAGGCGGCTGCTGCGCGGTGAGGCGGGCGGCGTCTTGGTTCCGCAGGCGATCGGGGACGATCCGGGGCGGTAGCGTGCGCAGCACCGGAGGCGACGACATCGAGCGCGCGCCGACGCTGGACGCCAGGCGCCGGCGCTTGCCTGCCGTCGCCGGGTTTTCTCGGCAAGCGGAGGTCGAGTACTCTTCGGCGCGGCCTCGGCCACCCTCGCCGAGTTCGGCGCCTGGGTGAATCGTGTCTGGCTCCACGGGTCAAAGGACGATGCCGTGGCCTTCCAGGTCTGGGTCAAGGGCACCCACGACGCGGCGCGTGCGCAACGCCGGGGAATGAGCGGGAAGAAGCGTTCTCCATCACCGACGCCATCGCAACTGTATCTGTTAGACTAAGTCCATTGGCTTGACCAACCAGGAGGGTTGCCATGGCGCTGATTGTGAACGTGCACGATGCCAAGACGAACTTTTCTCGCCTGCTGGAACAGGCACACGCCGGGCAGGAAATCGTGCTGGCGAAAGCAGGCAAACCCTACGCACGGCTGGTGCCATTGGCACCAGAGGTGGGTGCGCGGTCGCCGGGGCGGTTGGCCGGGAGAATCGACGCGAAGTTTTTCGAACCCCTGCCCGAAGACGAGCTGAAGAGCTGGGAGGGCAAATGAAGTACTTGCTAGACACGCACGCGCTGCTCTGGTGGTGGACCGACGATCCGCAGTTGTCGCCCCTTGCTCGCGCGTGCATCCAGAACGAAGCCAATACCGTTCTGGTCAGCGCCGCGAGCGCCTGCGAAATTGCCACCAAGCATCGGCTGGGCAAGCTGTCGCTGGCGGGCGAGGCTGTCGCACGGTTCAACGAGTTGGTCGAACTCGACGCGTTTCAACATTTGCCGGTAACCTACCTGCATGCCTTGTGGGCAGGTGCGCAGGCTGCCGAGCACCGCGACCCATTCGACCGGATGCTGGCCGCGCAGAGCGAACTGGAAGGTGTGCCGCTGATCAGCTGCGACACGGCGTTTGCGTCCTTTCGCGTGCAGACGGTGTGGTGAGGGCGGCGGTGGAGCGGAAACTCGGGCAGCGTGCCTGACGGATGCGCACAAGCACCGGCGAGCCCTGCTGCGGGAACCGTCGTGGCCGACTGACAAGAAGCGGCGGGAACTGCAAACGGCGTTTCATGACGCGCCGCCGCTGGCTCCAGTTGGCAGCCGGACGCCCGGCGCGCTGACAGCGGAGCGCGATCGCTGGGGCGCCCTTATGCGCCGCACCCTGGCCGTCGGCAGCTCATGCCGCCCGGCGGGCCAGAGGATCTTTGCTTGACTGTCGTGACGACGCCGTGGATACTCACCGGGGTGCGGTCGATCCGCATATCCGTATCAGTTTCATGGCATCGCATTGCAAGACAGGAGAAGAGGCATGCACACGATCACCCGGATGCTTTCTGTATTGCTGTTGGGCGGCTTGACGGTTGCGGCAAACGCCAGTAGTGGCAAGGATGGCTGGCAGAAGAGGATTCCCCGCTGCGGCCCGGATACCAAGGTGGTAAAGTTCATTGAATATGACGAAGGCACGGCCCCCGCGGGCGGTACGGCGGTGTCGATCGTCACCTTCAAGGAAAAGAAGAAGAAGGGGTGCTGGATCGACGTGCAGGACCTCCACCCGACGCAGTCGGCGGTGGGAATGGGAGCGGCGGCGTGCAAGTCGGGCAAGATCACGCGCAAGGGCAAGGATGGCAAGCTGGACGAGTGGTTGCTCGAGGACAATCGCTGGGTTCCCCTGGTGAGAGGTCCGGGCGGCAGGTTCTATTTGACCGACCATCACCATCTGTCGTCCGCCGTGTACAACGCGGACATTCCCGACAAGCAGAAGAAGCTGTACGCCTACCTGATCAGGGATTGGTCCCGCATGAAGGAGGATGCCTTTTGGCGTCGGATGGAAGAAGAGCACCTGACTTGGCTGAAGAGCCCGGACGGGCGGACGATCTCGCCGAAGGAACTGCCGTCAAGGATCGGTCACTTGCAGGACGATCCGTTGCGGACTCTTTCGGCCTGGGTGCGCGGCAGTTGTGGCTATGTCAAGTGCAATCCGCCCGGGGTGAC
This genomic interval carries:
- a CDS encoding type II toxin-antitoxin system Phd/YefM family antitoxin; the protein is MALIVNVHDAKTNFSRLLEQAHAGQEIVLAKAGKPYARLVPLAPEVGARSPGRLAGRIDAKFFEPLPEDELKSWEGK
- a CDS encoding type II toxin-antitoxin system VapC family toxin, with the protein product MKYLLDTHALLWWWTDDPQLSPLARACIQNEANTVLVSAASACEIATKHRLGKLSLAGEAVARFNELVELDAFQHLPVTYLHALWAGAQAAEHRDPFDRMLAAQSELEGVPLISCDTAFASFRVQTVW
- a CDS encoding transglycosylase domain-containing protein — protein: MVAIRSPFRELKQLLARFAPRLAATFAAAVEGVRHPTRRGVLRALLALPILFLLYVLALIPFTPGISDIRKVSSEQPAQILSADGRKLAEFKQSNREWVALAEISPHVIDALIATEDHRFREHFGLDWRRTIAAALNTFSGDRQGGSTLTQQLARNLYPEAIGRAPTLTRKTKEAITALKIEAVHSKDEILETYLNTVPFLYNAYGIEMAARTYFDTSARRLDVLQAATLVGMLKGNSYYNPVLNPERSLQRRNIVLQQMVRRGKLSAQQLDALRGQPLRIDFERQSEPSGPAPHFARQLRKWLIAWADRNGYSIDGDGLIVRTTIDSRLQAAANQAVARQGNTLQKVADAAWSSRSAWSPDSSLVQSFIRESPEYGAATSKGRTPQQAMQELQADKGFMRALQRQKTQIQIGFLAIDPRNGHVKAWVGSRDFEQDAFDHVQQARRQPGSTFKPFVYGEAFRQGASPNDRLIDQAVEIAVGGAEIWRPTDGRPPSGESMSLGDALARSKNTITAQLMQQVGAAKVARLARDMGVRESKLEAVPSLALGTSPVTLKEMVSAYGTIANAGAYLEPLLVTRIEDRDGRVIEEFGPAEAEVALKPEVAYTLLDSMRGVINRGTGRDIRSRYGIRADVAGKTGTTQDNADGWFILMHRQLVAGAWVGFNDGRVTLRSDHWGQGAHSALPVVGDFFRSALRSRIVDPRLRFAAPEETGWWARIKRWWRGLFAPDPVAAPERRRPVEAAPKPEAPDVPAAPDAPAVPVPPESDPLQEKIDQILRESDESEGLREDVPAAAEAAAAR